DNA from Coffea arabica cultivar ET-39 chromosome 10c, Coffea Arabica ET-39 HiFi, whole genome shotgun sequence:
GCAGTTGAAACTTTTCCTGATCTTGCATATGTGTCCACAAGCGCATTCCATAGCAACAAATGGTCTTCAAACCCCTCATGCTTTATAATATAGCAATGAAACTCTCTGCCATGCTGCAGATCAGCCACCCGAGCACAAAGGGGCAGGATACTTGCAATAGTCACATAATTCGGTTCTACAGCAGAAAGCAACATCTCTCTGAAAAGAAAGGAGGCTTCATCAGATCGATCCCAGTGTGCATAACCAGAGATAATGGAATTCCATGTGATTACACTTTTAGCTTCTAATAATCGGAACAAAACATGTGCATGCATAAGGTTGTTGCACCTAGCATACATAGTAATTAATGCATTTCTAACGTTATCAAGACTACCATAACAACTACGAACAGCCAAACCATGAAATTGTCTTCCAACTCTTAATATACCCAAGTGTGAACAAGCACCCAATCCTATAAGCACAGCCACAGGATCCAAAGGAATACCGCCAGTTCTCATCTGAGAAAGCAACTCAAGTGTCCCTTTAAAGTTACCCATCCTCAAGCAACCTCCAGCAATGGTATTCCATGTTAAGAGATTTATTTGTGCACCATCTTTTCTCATGTCTTCAAAAAGCTCAAAGGCTTCAATCCACCTACCTTTAGAAGCATATCCAGAAATTATTGTATTCCAAGAAACTGTATCCTTATCAGGCATCTTATCAAAAATCTTGCGAGCAGCATCAATTTCCCCAAATTTCCCATACATGGAAACTAATGCATTTTGCACAAATATGTTGTGTTCTGAAGAGCTGCCATCAATATAGCTGTGAACCACCTTCCCATAGTTCACATCCAATTGCTCACCACATGCCTTAAGTATGGAAGGGTATGTGAATTTATCAGGTCTTATTCCTTTATTCAGCATACCTTGGAAAGTAGAAATAGCTTCCTTGCTAAGCCCATTTCTGACATATGACGAGATAAGAAGATTCCAAGGCAATGGGTGCAAAAAATTTGATATTTCAGTTATAGTATGTGCATCAACAAGCAAATCGAAGCTAGTGTAAAGAGTTATCAGTTTTGGGACCAAGGCTGGGTGCTCTTCAAGACCCAAACAGATAGCTTGGGCATGAAGTTGCTTACCTTCTGGAAGCAACTTCAGGTTAGTGCTACTTACCAAAAGAGAAGACAATGCCTGTATAGTAAGATCAAATGAGAAGGATGCTACGGTGTGACTTCGAAAACTTGAAAAAGTCCTAAAGGCTTCTGATAAGTGGCCTTGACAGGCAAATTCCTTCAGGGTTTTCAGGAGGGTATCCGCCATTGATTCCGTGCCATTGTTCTCACCTATTTTCCACTTTTTGGGAACAAATTTTTGAACATGGGACAAAGAGATGTGTCTTGGTAACCAACTAGATACAGAAGGCATACAATGTAGCTACTGAAGCTATAAAGAACACTGACACAGTAAATGAACAATGAATGCATAGCTGCACTAGCATTGGC
Protein-coding regions in this window:
- the LOC140016070 gene encoding pentatricopeptide repeat-containing protein At1g71490-like, with product MPSVSSWLPRHISLSHVQKFVPKKWKIGENNGTESMADTLLKTLKEFACQGHLSEAFRTFSSFRSHTVASFSFDLTIQALSSLLVSSTNLKLLPEGKQLHAQAICLGLEEHPALVPKLITLYTSFDLLVDAHTITEISNFLHPLPWNLLISSYVRNGLSKEAISTFQGMLNKGIRPDKFTYPSILKACGEQLDVNYGKVVHSYIDGSSSEHNIFVQNALVSMYGKFGEIDAARKIFDKMPDKDTVSWNTIISGYASKGRWIEAFELFEDMRKDGAQINLLTWNTIAGGCLRMGNFKGTLELLSQMRTGGIPLDPVAVLIGLGACSHLGILRVGRQFHGLAVRSCYGSLDNVRNALITMYARCNNLMHAHVLFRLLEAKSVITWNSIISGYAHWDRSDEASFLFREMLLSAVEPNYVTIASILPLCARVADLQHGREFHCYIIKHEGFEDHLLLWNALVDTYARSGKVSTAKTLFYLLEKKDVITYTSLIAGYGIQGEGKEAIELFEEMIRSDIEPDHVAMVAVLSACSHSGLVVQGQILFEKMQTIYGLAPHLEHYACMVDLYGRAGLLKKAQEIITKMPYAPTSAMWATLIGACRIHGNTYMGEWAAEKLLEMKPQNSGYYVLIANMYAAAGSWTKLAKVRTFMRDLGVRKDPGCAWVDVGGGFSPFLVEDSSSSQTNEIYVLLGGLIKQMKDAGYVACADSTMEEEFLVE